The following proteins are encoded in a genomic region of Sorangiineae bacterium MSr12523:
- a CDS encoding phosphopantetheine-binding protein — MIRRDDIFRLFRAAEIGLDGSDLDDDKPLAAQGLDSLDLANLLFQIEQTYGLTISPEDASRLRSVRDMVDYVGARK, encoded by the coding sequence ATGATCCGTAGAGACGACATCTTTCGATTGTTCCGTGCCGCCGAAATCGGCCTTGATGGCTCCGATCTGGACGACGACAAGCCGCTTGCCGCACAAGGGCTCGACTCGCTCGACTTGGCGAATCTGCTCTTCCAGATCGAACAGACCTACGGGCTGACCATTTCCCCGGAAGATGCATCCCGACTGCGTTCGGTGCGCGACATGGTCGATTACGTCGGGGCCCGCAAATGA
- a CDS encoding zinc-binding dehydrogenase — MSAIATEAWVLRKGTGDGAALGPLVRETFTLPPLSDDEVLVRPIYGCWEGNMDHAVRRSPVDLCTLRGEDAVVVGNAGVVRVDRVGHNVRHLREGDICIVFCNGTWDEYGYPTRIYGYDAPNTVGVLAKTTKLHHRQLVPLPEPSLLSSRSLRQWAAFSLRYVTAWANWRVAHACWRAQMSDCPPEDTFVCAWGGGVALAELSLAKAMGCKVAMVTSVEARCRLLRELGIDPIDRSGWTAANFEKEFLAAVHARSAGRGVSIFVDNLGVSYKTALKALARQGVMTTSGWKHGVTFANSRAMECIGRHIHVHTHYARYEEGEAAVDFACKNGWMPPVDERVYSWEQIPELAEHYARGHIDSYFPIFAVNDE, encoded by the coding sequence ATGAGCGCCATTGCGACCGAAGCGTGGGTCCTTCGGAAGGGCACGGGAGACGGGGCCGCATTGGGCCCGCTCGTGCGCGAAACCTTCACGCTTCCTCCCCTTTCCGATGACGAGGTGCTCGTCCGGCCCATCTATGGCTGCTGGGAGGGAAATATGGACCACGCCGTGCGAAGGAGCCCGGTCGACCTATGCACCCTTCGCGGAGAAGACGCCGTGGTCGTGGGAAATGCGGGGGTCGTGCGAGTCGACCGCGTCGGACACAACGTGCGCCATCTGCGCGAAGGTGACATTTGCATCGTATTTTGCAATGGCACCTGGGACGAATACGGTTATCCCACGCGCATTTATGGTTACGACGCACCGAACACGGTGGGCGTACTGGCCAAGACGACCAAGTTGCATCACCGGCAGCTCGTGCCACTCCCCGAGCCGAGTCTCCTCTCATCGCGATCGTTGCGACAGTGGGCCGCGTTCTCACTGCGCTACGTCACCGCGTGGGCGAATTGGCGGGTCGCGCATGCCTGCTGGCGTGCGCAAATGAGTGATTGTCCCCCGGAGGATACGTTCGTGTGCGCGTGGGGCGGCGGCGTGGCCCTCGCAGAACTATCGCTGGCGAAAGCCATGGGCTGCAAGGTGGCCATGGTCACCTCGGTCGAGGCGAGGTGCAGGTTGCTTCGAGAGCTGGGGATCGACCCCATCGATCGCAGCGGGTGGACCGCGGCGAACTTCGAGAAGGAATTCTTGGCAGCCGTACACGCGCGCAGCGCCGGACGGGGCGTGTCGATCTTCGTCGATAACCTGGGGGTCTCGTACAAGACCGCGCTCAAGGCCCTCGCCAGGCAAGGCGTCATGACCACGTCGGGCTGGAAACACGGCGTGACCTTCGCCAATTCGCGGGCCATGGAGTGCATCGGGCGCCACATTCACGTTCATACGCACTATGCCCGGTACGAAGAAGGAGAGGCCGCGGTCGACTTCGCGTGCAAAAATGGCTGGATGCCCCCGGTCGATGAACGCGTCTATTCATGGGAGCAAATCCCCGAGCTGGCCGAGCACTATGCGCGCGGGCACATCGACTCGTATTTTCCTATTTTTGCGGTCAACGACGAATAG
- a CDS encoding glutathione peroxidase yields MTNSVHDFTVRTIDGKTKSLADYAGQVLLIVNVASECGYTPQYEGLEKLQQAYGPKGFRVLGFPSNDFGGQEPGTEAEIQRFCTSNFGVTFDMFAKVALKGEDMAPLYDWLQSAETNPKFGGAVAWNFNKFLIGKKGEVIGRFLHKVDPSSPEVTRAVEQALAD; encoded by the coding sequence ATGACGAACAGCGTTCACGATTTTACGGTGCGAACCATCGACGGCAAAACGAAGAGCCTTGCAGACTATGCGGGGCAGGTTCTGCTCATCGTCAATGTTGCATCCGAGTGCGGGTACACACCTCAGTACGAAGGGCTCGAGAAGCTCCAGCAGGCGTATGGCCCGAAAGGGTTTCGCGTTCTCGGATTTCCGTCGAACGACTTTGGTGGCCAGGAGCCCGGGACGGAAGCGGAGATTCAACGGTTTTGCACCTCGAATTTCGGGGTCACGTTCGACATGTTCGCAAAGGTGGCGCTCAAAGGAGAGGATATGGCGCCGCTTTACGATTGGCTGCAGAGCGCGGAGACGAATCCCAAATTTGGCGGCGCCGTGGCTTGGAATTTCAATAAGTTCCTCATTGGCAAGAAGGGAGAAGTGATTGGCCGCTTCCTGCACAAGGTCGACCCCTCGAGTCCCGAGGTGACACGTGCCGTCGAGCAAGCGCTCGCGGATTAG
- a CDS encoding TetR family transcriptional regulator, with protein sequence MAKAPRGSERREDALSRERIVGAAIELLDDEGENGLTFRALATRLATGPGAIYWHITNKNELLVAATDAVVARTMGEVPDSATPHEAIRGIALGVFEAIDAHPWVGAQLSRAPWEAAMLQIFERIGRQVQALGVRGGAQFTSASALLSYILGVSIQNAANARLHEPPVNRADFLETVSARWKQLDAHEFPFIRNVVAAQLPEHDDRAEFLAGIDLILAGIAAS encoded by the coding sequence ATGGCGAAGGCACCGCGCGGCTCGGAACGACGCGAAGATGCGCTCTCACGGGAGCGAATCGTCGGCGCGGCGATCGAGCTCCTCGATGACGAGGGCGAGAATGGGTTGACCTTCCGCGCGCTTGCCACGCGGCTGGCCACGGGCCCAGGCGCCATCTACTGGCACATCACGAACAAGAACGAGCTGCTCGTCGCAGCCACCGACGCCGTCGTCGCGCGCACGATGGGGGAAGTCCCCGACTCCGCCACGCCGCATGAAGCGATCCGCGGGATCGCGCTGGGCGTGTTCGAGGCGATCGATGCGCACCCGTGGGTGGGCGCGCAGCTCTCGCGTGCTCCGTGGGAGGCCGCGATGCTGCAGATCTTCGAGCGCATCGGACGCCAAGTCCAAGCGCTCGGCGTTCGAGGTGGCGCCCAGTTCACGTCGGCGTCGGCACTTCTGAGCTACATCCTCGGCGTGAGCATCCAGAATGCCGCGAACGCCCGCCTGCACGAGCCCCCCGTGAACCGCGCGGATTTTCTCGAGACGGTATCAGCCCGATGGAAGCAGCTCGACGCCCACGAGTTTCCGTTCATCCGCAACGTCGTCGCTGCCCAATTGCCCGAGCACGACGATCGCGCCGAGTTCCTCGCTGGCATCGATCTCATCCTCGCCGGCATCGCGGCGTCTTAA
- a CDS encoding FAD-dependent monooxygenase — MTPITIIGAGLGGLVLARVLHVRGIAATVYEADASADARAQGGMLDIHDYNGQLALKAAGLFDEFRRIVHEGGEATRVVNPHGTVLLDQPDDGRGRRPEVHRGDLRRILLDSLPCGTVQWGRKVTGIHPLDDGQHELTFADGSTAMASLVVGADGAWSRVRPRLSDAKPEYVGTSFIETYLFDADARHPASAKIVGAGAMLALAPGKGIVAHREANGVLHTYVALTKPKDWIASIDFADPKAAKARIAAEFEGWAPELTALITNGETDPVPRMIHALPPEHRWERVPGVTLLGDAAHLNPPDGEGANLAMYDGAELGKALAAHQGDLETALAEYEKTMFIRSAYAAADAAKTHALCFDDDNAPYGLIDFFTASETTN, encoded by the coding sequence ATGACTCCCATCACCATCATCGGTGCCGGCCTCGGCGGGCTGGTGCTCGCCCGCGTTCTGCACGTCCGCGGCATCGCCGCCACGGTCTACGAGGCCGATGCGTCGGCGGATGCGCGCGCGCAGGGCGGGATGCTCGACATTCATGACTACAACGGACAGCTGGCACTGAAGGCGGCCGGACTGTTCGACGAGTTCCGCCGCATCGTCCACGAAGGCGGTGAGGCTACGCGGGTGGTCAATCCGCACGGGACGGTCCTTCTCGACCAGCCCGACGACGGCCGTGGCCGTCGCCCCGAAGTGCATCGCGGCGATCTGCGGCGCATCCTGCTCGACTCGCTCCCTTGCGGCACCGTCCAGTGGGGACGCAAGGTCACGGGCATTCACCCGCTCGACGACGGGCAGCACGAGCTCACGTTCGCGGATGGGTCGACGGCGATGGCGAGCCTCGTGGTCGGTGCGGACGGTGCCTGGTCGAGGGTCCGGCCGCGGCTTTCGGACGCGAAGCCCGAGTACGTCGGCACCTCGTTCATCGAAACGTACCTATTCGACGCCGACGCGCGCCACCCGGCCAGCGCAAAGATCGTCGGAGCCGGTGCCATGCTCGCCCTCGCACCCGGCAAGGGCATCGTCGCCCACCGCGAGGCCAACGGCGTCCTGCACACCTACGTCGCGCTCACCAAGCCGAAGGACTGGATCGCAAGCATCGACTTCGCCGATCCAAAGGCCGCGAAGGCTCGCATTGCAGCGGAGTTCGAGGGCTGGGCACCCGAGCTCACCGCGCTGATCACCAACGGTGAGACGGATCCCGTCCCCCGCATGATCCATGCGCTCCCGCCCGAACATCGGTGGGAGCGCGTGCCCGGAGTGACTCTTCTCGGCGATGCCGCACATCTGAATCCGCCCGATGGTGAGGGCGCCAACCTCGCGATGTACGATGGCGCCGAGCTCGGGAAGGCCCTGGCCGCTCACCAAGGCGATCTCGAAACCGCGCTCGCCGAGTATGAAAAAACGATGTTCATCCGAAGCGCGTACGCCGCCGCCGATGCCGCGAAAACCCACGCTCTCTGCTTCGACGACGACAACGCGCCCTACGGTCTGATCGACTTCTTTACCGCGTCCGAAACGACGAATTGA
- a CDS encoding chitinase — translation MRKTLLLGAAAAFLFAAAHPIVGHAATASSVAPYVDMGEWPTPSLSTMASKSGVKSFTLGFVTAAGCKASWFNAYDPRAGWQKEEIAKIRAAGGDVKVSFGGASGIELAQMCTTVASLADEYDAVVKAYALKYIDLDIEGAAVADPASITRRSQALAIVASRHPGLKISLTLPVMPNGLDANGLNVVKAAKAANVPLDMVNIMAMDYYEGPGDQGAKAVSAAKATMAQLKSLYGLSDAAAWRKVGVTPMLGVNDSGNEIFLQKDARTLVNFAASVHLGMLSYWEQGRDANACHGDLAVCTNITQQPYEFAKIFAGFNGFVGLTDPVE, via the coding sequence GTGCGAAAGACATTGCTGTTAGGGGCCGCGGCGGCATTCCTGTTTGCAGCCGCTCATCCCATCGTTGGCCACGCCGCCACGGCGTCGTCCGTTGCTCCGTACGTGGATATGGGCGAGTGGCCCACCCCATCGCTGTCCACCATGGCAAGCAAATCCGGTGTGAAGAGCTTCACCCTTGGATTCGTTACGGCCGCGGGCTGCAAGGCAAGCTGGTTCAATGCCTATGATCCTCGCGCGGGATGGCAAAAGGAGGAAATTGCCAAGATTCGAGCAGCTGGCGGAGACGTCAAAGTCTCCTTCGGCGGCGCCAGCGGCATCGAGCTTGCGCAAATGTGCACGACGGTTGCCTCATTGGCCGACGAGTACGACGCCGTGGTCAAAGCCTACGCATTGAAATACATCGATTTGGACATCGAAGGCGCCGCCGTGGCGGATCCGGCCTCCATCACCCGCAGATCCCAAGCCTTGGCCATCGTCGCCAGTCGCCATCCTGGCTTGAAGATCTCGCTGACCTTGCCGGTGATGCCCAATGGCTTGGACGCCAATGGGCTCAACGTGGTGAAGGCCGCGAAGGCGGCCAATGTGCCGCTCGACATGGTCAATATCATGGCGATGGACTACTACGAAGGACCCGGCGACCAAGGCGCCAAGGCGGTATCGGCGGCCAAGGCGACCATGGCTCAATTGAAATCGCTCTATGGCCTGTCCGATGCCGCCGCGTGGAGGAAGGTCGGCGTCACCCCCATGTTGGGGGTGAACGACTCGGGCAACGAAATTTTCCTGCAGAAGGACGCACGCACCCTGGTGAACTTCGCCGCATCCGTGCACTTGGGCATGCTCTCGTATTGGGAACAGGGCCGCGACGCCAATGCATGTCACGGCGATCTCGCGGTGTGCACGAACATTACCCAGCAGCCTTACGAGTTCGCAAAAATTTTCGCCGGATTCAATGGATTCGTCGGTTTGACCGATCCGGTCGAGTGA
- a CDS encoding esterase-like activity of phytase family protein gives MTISVRQFTLENPPELEAGVKLGGFSGVVPAEGDPPDVFHTIIDRGPNGLIHIGGANHRTFPLADLGPSIYKIRFAGDRIEVLERIPILRPNGTPISPLPNLPGADETPFDVTGQKQLAFDPEGLDTEGIAYDATRDVFWACDEYMSLVQISRKGTIMNRLVPAGNAAKLGLPYAHDVFPEYLTKRPRNRGFEGVSVSPSGRFLFGVVQNPLQNPNAAVGDTSRVVRIVRVDLATLEQSGEYVYLTEDASTFQGVHQADVSLSDIYASSDTKLLVVERDKNAGPNARIKRIYSIDVSAATNVKGVSEREGVTLEAMNPTQLRQAGVEPVAKKLLVDVLATIPGYPYEKIEGLAAVGPRRLIICADNDFGVEYQGAEQVQTGQPTQCHELTFSRDSF, from the coding sequence ATGACGATTTCCGTCCGGCAGTTTACGCTCGAGAATCCTCCAGAGCTCGAGGCCGGCGTGAAGCTCGGTGGTTTTTCCGGGGTGGTTCCCGCAGAAGGCGATCCGCCGGACGTCTTTCATACGATCATCGATCGCGGGCCAAATGGCCTGATCCATATTGGCGGCGCCAACCATCGCACGTTCCCATTGGCGGATCTCGGGCCGAGCATTTACAAGATTCGATTCGCCGGTGATCGCATCGAGGTTCTCGAGCGAATTCCCATTCTGCGGCCGAACGGTACGCCGATATCGCCACTCCCGAACCTTCCCGGGGCGGACGAAACGCCCTTCGACGTGACGGGGCAAAAGCAGCTTGCGTTCGACCCGGAGGGCCTCGATACCGAGGGGATTGCCTACGACGCCACGAGAGATGTCTTTTGGGCCTGCGATGAATACATGAGCCTCGTTCAGATTTCGCGCAAAGGCACGATCATGAATCGATTGGTGCCGGCCGGAAATGCCGCCAAACTAGGACTCCCGTACGCGCATGACGTTTTCCCGGAGTACCTGACGAAGCGCCCCCGCAACCGGGGATTCGAAGGGGTGTCGGTGAGCCCCAGCGGACGGTTCCTGTTTGGTGTGGTCCAAAACCCATTGCAGAATCCAAATGCCGCCGTTGGCGATACGTCGCGCGTGGTGCGAATCGTGCGTGTGGATCTGGCCACGCTGGAGCAATCAGGCGAATACGTTTACCTGACGGAGGATGCATCGACATTCCAGGGAGTCCACCAAGCCGACGTCAGCCTCTCCGACATCTACGCATCGAGCGATACGAAACTGTTGGTCGTCGAGCGAGACAAGAACGCCGGACCGAACGCCCGCATCAAGCGCATCTATTCCATCGACGTGTCGGCGGCGACCAATGTGAAAGGCGTTTCGGAGAGAGAAGGTGTGACGCTCGAGGCGATGAATCCGACTCAATTGCGCCAAGCGGGGGTCGAACCGGTTGCGAAGAAGCTGCTCGTCGACGTCTTGGCAACGATTCCGGGTTATCCCTACGAAAAGATCGAAGGGCTTGCGGCCGTCGGCCCGCGCCGGCTCATCATCTGCGCCGACAACGACTTTGGGGTCGAGTACCAAGGGGCCGAACAGGTGCAGACGGGGCAGCCCACGCAATGCCATGAATTGACATTTTCGCGCGATTCATTCTGA
- a CDS encoding helix-turn-helix transcriptional regulator, producing the protein MPTGTNDANAAGYAFGAFRFAPESRTLLLFDEPVRLGARGLDLLRILVERAGTVVATDELLTLVWPDVVVDETNLRVQVAALRRVLARGEQGVRSIETVLRGYRFTLPVSPWVDESGETSSNEHTLHNLPALLATVVGRADTIALLADSLAQQRLVTITGPGGVGKTTVAIALARQHLRLFSDGIRFVDFSSLSDPRLVAAELASALGIGGLSNEPLPGLLSHLRKKHMLLVLDTCEHVVDAVADLVESLLSRLPTLRILATSREALRATGEWAHRLPSLPHPTHTDGLSAAAALAYPAVDLFVQRARAIFDRFELHDADAAIVGDICQQLDGMPLAIEFAAARVGELGLREISARLGDRFDVLTRGRRKALPRHQTLAATLNWSYDLLAPEEQVMLRRLSVFRGPFTADAAVAVADSAWPRSATVTYLSNLFAKSLVTVDIGGETPLYRLLDTTRVFASEKLTTGERHEVSARHALHVLALLREVELVDETADSHHWTERHRNVIDNWRAALDWTLSESGDCALGLQLLGTSVLISHTLSVFGECARRLKARFEQMSDMSKEDPAMSSRLWEMYGHAIWHTAEPVEAVIHAFRTSFEVARGAALVNAQLRALWGLYLVFSYNGDYAESLMITKEYEAIAAALDSPEVALARGRMASLAFHGMGDQARARIAAQRVLAEAASPTGKGRPRGLQLDSRVAIRPTLARILWLQGYPKQAWECACEGVELARAIGQPLPLCSMISVGALPIAFWTGRMAVARELAETLFTTSLEHSLLLVHTFAQAYRAILEGTFDTSREPPGGTLLAEMVATMDSTCAVEATLARVDKGYERWCTSELLRIRAERLFAEGTVEHQVRAQALLRRSLDVARSQHALAWELRTAITLAEHAQSGHAEALDRLAAVHERFTEGFDTRDLLQAAALLRGR; encoded by the coding sequence ATGCCAACCGGAACGAACGATGCGAACGCCGCAGGCTATGCCTTCGGTGCATTTCGCTTTGCGCCGGAATCGCGCACGTTGCTGCTGTTCGATGAGCCGGTGCGGCTGGGAGCCCGCGGGCTCGACCTTCTTCGCATTTTGGTGGAACGTGCCGGCACAGTCGTGGCGACGGACGAATTGTTGACACTGGTATGGCCCGACGTTGTGGTCGACGAGACGAATCTGCGCGTTCAAGTTGCGGCGCTTCGCCGGGTGCTGGCGCGCGGAGAGCAGGGGGTGCGCAGCATCGAAACGGTGCTGCGAGGCTATCGATTCACACTTCCCGTTTCGCCGTGGGTGGACGAGTCCGGCGAGACCTCGTCGAATGAGCATACCCTGCACAATTTGCCCGCGTTGCTCGCCACCGTCGTGGGGCGCGCCGATACGATTGCGCTCCTCGCGGATTCACTGGCCCAACAGCGCCTGGTCACCATCACGGGGCCCGGTGGTGTCGGTAAAACCACCGTGGCCATTGCGCTGGCGCGACAGCACCTGCGGCTTTTCTCGGATGGGATCCGGTTCGTCGATTTCTCGTCCCTTTCCGATCCGCGCCTCGTCGCGGCGGAATTGGCTTCGGCGCTCGGGATCGGCGGGCTCTCGAACGAGCCCCTACCGGGCCTGCTGTCCCATTTGCGCAAGAAGCACATGCTGCTCGTGCTCGATACGTGTGAGCACGTGGTGGACGCGGTCGCAGACTTGGTGGAGTCGCTGCTTTCGCGACTTCCGACGCTTCGCATCCTTGCGACCAGCCGCGAAGCCCTGCGCGCCACCGGGGAGTGGGCCCATCGACTGCCTTCTCTGCCGCATCCGACGCACACCGACGGATTGAGTGCCGCCGCCGCCCTTGCCTATCCCGCGGTGGACCTTTTCGTTCAGCGGGCACGGGCCATCTTCGATCGATTCGAATTGCACGATGCCGATGCGGCCATCGTGGGGGACATCTGCCAGCAACTCGACGGAATGCCGCTGGCCATCGAGTTTGCCGCCGCGCGGGTTGGCGAGCTTGGCCTTCGTGAGATTTCCGCGCGCCTTGGCGACCGTTTCGATGTCCTGACCCGAGGCCGGCGAAAGGCGCTTCCGCGGCACCAGACGCTCGCGGCCACGTTGAATTGGAGTTACGACCTGCTAGCGCCCGAGGAGCAAGTGATGCTGCGGCGGCTCTCGGTCTTTCGCGGCCCATTCACCGCCGATGCGGCGGTTGCCGTGGCAGACAGTGCGTGGCCGCGCTCGGCGACGGTGACGTACCTGTCGAATCTCTTCGCCAAGTCGCTCGTAACGGTGGACATCGGTGGGGAGACTCCCCTCTACCGGCTGTTGGATACGACGCGGGTGTTTGCGTCCGAAAAGCTGACCACCGGCGAACGGCACGAGGTTTCGGCCCGCCACGCGTTGCACGTCCTCGCGTTGCTTCGCGAGGTGGAGCTCGTCGACGAAACCGCGGACAGCCACCATTGGACCGAGCGCCATCGCAACGTGATCGACAATTGGCGCGCCGCGCTCGATTGGACCCTGTCCGAGTCCGGCGATTGCGCTCTAGGCCTGCAGCTCCTAGGCACCTCGGTGCTGATTTCGCACACGCTGTCCGTGTTTGGCGAGTGCGCACGACGGCTGAAAGCTCGATTCGAGCAGATGTCCGACATGTCCAAGGAAGATCCGGCCATGTCGAGCCGCCTCTGGGAGATGTACGGACATGCGATATGGCACACCGCGGAGCCGGTCGAGGCCGTGATCCACGCCTTTCGAACCTCGTTCGAGGTGGCTCGGGGCGCGGCGCTCGTCAATGCGCAGCTCCGTGCGCTCTGGGGCTTGTACCTCGTTTTTAGTTACAATGGCGATTACGCCGAGTCATTGATGATCACGAAGGAATACGAAGCCATCGCGGCCGCGCTCGATTCCCCCGAGGTCGCGCTCGCACGCGGGCGAATGGCCAGCCTCGCGTTTCACGGCATGGGCGACCAGGCGCGGGCGCGAATCGCTGCGCAACGCGTGCTGGCGGAGGCGGCGAGTCCCACGGGCAAGGGGCGCCCGCGAGGCCTTCAATTGGATTCGCGCGTGGCCATTCGACCGACGCTCGCGCGCATTTTGTGGCTCCAGGGGTATCCAAAGCAGGCGTGGGAATGTGCCTGCGAAGGCGTCGAGCTCGCGCGAGCCATCGGCCAGCCGCTGCCACTGTGTTCGATGATCTCCGTGGGGGCGCTGCCCATCGCGTTTTGGACGGGGCGGATGGCGGTGGCCAGAGAACTCGCGGAGACGCTCTTCACGACTTCGTTGGAGCACTCTCTCCTTTTGGTCCATACCTTCGCGCAAGCTTACCGAGCGATCTTGGAGGGCACATTCGACACGAGCCGGGAGCCGCCGGGCGGAACTTTGCTTGCCGAGATGGTTGCCACGATGGATTCGACGTGCGCCGTCGAAGCGACGCTTGCACGCGTCGACAAGGGCTACGAACGATGGTGCACGTCGGAGCTGCTACGGATTCGGGCCGAGCGGCTGTTTGCGGAGGGGACGGTCGAGCACCAGGTGCGGGCCCAGGCTTTGCTGCGCCGTTCGCTCGACGTGGCGCGAAGCCAGCACGCGTTGGCCTGGGAGCTGCGAACGGCCATCACCCTCGCCGAGCACGCGCAAAGTGGGCACGCCGAGGCGCTCGACCGACTCGCCGCCGTGCACGAGCGCTTCACCGAGGGATTCGACACGCGGGATCTGCTGCAAGCTGCAGCGCTCCTTCGAGGCCGATGA